One Bacteroidota bacterium genomic window carries:
- the cysD gene encoding sulfate adenylyltransferase subunit CysD: MEKYDINHLRELEAESMFVLREVAAQFERPGLLFSGGKDSIVMFHLARKAFWPAKVPFPLLHIDTGHNFQETLDFRDELAEKYGVQCHVRYVQDSIDAGKAVEETGVNASRNALQTVTLLDAIAELKLDVAMGGGRRDEEKARAKERFFSHRDDFGQWDPKNQRPELWNLFNGKKKMGEHFRVFPISNWTEMDVWQYIYMENIEIPNLYFTHKRPVFNRDGVWMFKAPFMQLKAGEELVEKDVRCRTIGDITCTGLTLSKANTLEDIINEVAATRTTERGGRSDDKRSEAAMEDRKKEGYF, encoded by the coding sequence ATGGAAAAATACGATATAAACCATTTGCGCGAGTTGGAGGCGGAGTCGATGTTTGTGCTGCGCGAGGTAGCTGCACAGTTCGAAAGGCCTGGTTTGCTATTTTCAGGCGGAAAGGATTCAATTGTGATGTTTCACCTGGCGCGCAAGGCTTTCTGGCCGGCTAAAGTGCCTTTTCCTTTGCTGCACATCGATACCGGCCATAATTTTCAGGAAACCCTTGATTTTCGCGACGAGCTGGCTGAAAAATATGGAGTACAATGTCATGTGCGCTATGTGCAGGATTCGATCGATGCAGGAAAGGCAGTAGAAGAAACCGGTGTGAATGCCAGTCGCAATGCACTACAAACAGTTACCCTGCTTGATGCCATTGCCGAGCTCAAACTCGATGTAGCTATGGGTGGCGGCAGGCGCGACGAGGAGAAAGCCCGTGCCAAAGAACGCTTTTTTTCGCATCGTGATGATTTTGGACAATGGGACCCCAAAAACCAGCGTCCCGAATTGTGGAACTTGTTTAACGGAAAAAAGAAGATGGGCGAGCATTTTAGGGTATTCCCCATCAGTAACTGGACTGAGATGGATGTATGGCAATACATTTACATGGAAAACATTGAAATTCCCAATTTATACTTTACCCACAAACGTCCTGTTTTTAACCGCGACGGTGTGTGGATGTTTAAAGCACCCTTTATGCAGTTAAAAGCCGGTGAAGAATTGGTGGAGAAAGATGTTCGTTGTCGCACCATTGGCGACATTACATGTACCGGGCTTACACTTTCGAAGGCCAATACCCTCGAAGATATTATCAATGAAGTAGCCGCTACGCGTACCACTGAAAGAGGAGGCCGTTCCGACGACAAACGCTCGGAAGCTGCCATGGAAGACCGCAAAAAAGAAGGTTATTTCTAA
- a CDS encoding GTP-binding protein, protein MELLRFTTAGSVDDGKSTLIGRLLYDSKAIFEDQMEAIERASINKGEDYVNLALLTDGLRAEREQGITIDVAYRYFATPKRKFIIADTPGHVQYTRNMVTGASTANAALILIDARKGVIEQTLRHSFIASLLQIPHVIVCINKMDLVEYKEEVFERIRKDYEQSISDKLNVKDTRFVPISALNGDNVVDRSEKMKWYEGPTLLYLLEHLHITNDRDFSHLRIPVQYVIRPQSDDYHDYRGYAGRIAGGVAKPGDKVTVLPSGLTTTIKSIDMMNHVGMDAAFPPQSVTIRLSDEIDISRGDMIVGEDNLPTVSQDIVFRFCWLSERPLVPGGKYTIKHTSKEVKCIIKSIDYKIDINTLEKNHQDKAVGLNEIGQMTIRTTQPLVFDDYEKNRITGSLILVDEATNNTVCAGMIVD, encoded by the coding sequence ATGGAACTCCTTCGTTTTACTACCGCAGGTAGTGTAGACGATGGAAAAAGCACCCTTATTGGCCGCCTGTTGTACGATAGCAAGGCCATTTTCGAAGATCAGATGGAGGCCATTGAACGCGCCAGTATCAACAAGGGGGAAGATTATGTGAACCTGGCATTGCTTACCGATGGACTGCGTGCCGAGCGTGAACAAGGTATTACCATTGATGTAGCATACCGCTATTTTGCTACTCCCAAACGTAAGTTTATTATTGCCGATACTCCTGGCCATGTGCAGTATACCCGCAACATGGTAACCGGAGCCTCCACAGCCAATGCTGCACTCATACTCATCGATGCACGAAAAGGAGTGATTGAACAAACACTTCGTCACTCGTTTATTGCGTCATTACTGCAAATACCACACGTAATTGTATGCATCAATAAAATGGACCTTGTCGAGTACAAAGAAGAGGTTTTTGAACGCATACGCAAAGATTACGAACAAAGCATTTCGGACAAACTCAATGTTAAAGATACCCGTTTTGTACCTATCAGCGCACTGAATGGCGACAATGTGGTGGATCGTTCAGAAAAAATGAAATGGTATGAAGGACCAACGCTTTTGTACCTGCTCGAACATTTGCACATAACCAACGACCGCGATTTCAGCCATTTGCGCATACCGGTTCAGTATGTTATCCGGCCACAAAGCGACGATTACCATGATTATCGTGGATATGCCGGCCGCATTGCCGGTGGTGTTGCCAAACCAGGCGACAAGGTTACGGTGCTTCCTTCCGGTTTGACAACTACCATTAAATCCATCGACATGATGAACCATGTTGGAATGGATGCAGCTTTCCCGCCTCAATCGGTAACCATTCGGCTAAGCGATGAAATTGACATTAGCCGCGGAGATATGATTGTGGGAGAGGATAACCTTCCTACAGTAAGCCAGGATATTGTTTTCAGGTTTTGTTGGTTGAGCGAGCGACCGCTGGTTCCGGGCGGCAAATATACCATCAAGCACACCTCGAAAGAAGTGAAATGCATTATTAAATCTATCGATTACAAGATTGATATCAATACACTCGAAAAGAACCATCAGGATAAAGCAGTGGGCCTCAATGAAATTGGGCAAATGACTATACGTACCACTCAGCCCCTGGTGTTTGACGACTATGAGAAAAACCGCATTACCGGTAGCCTGATATTGGTGGACGAAGCCACCAACAATACTGTATGTGCCGGAATGATTGTGGATTAA
- a CDS encoding KilA-N domain-containing protein: MSKISTIDIKNAIISITKIDEEDYICLTDMAKSKDGDNRAADVIKNWIRTRTTIEFLGTWETMYNPSFKVAEFDHFKIEAGLPTFVLSPKQWAEKTGAIGIISKSGRYGGTYAHRDIAFEFGAAISPTFKLYLIKEYQRYKEIESNQYNLEWSVKRLLSKANYHIQTDAVQKHILPEKNYTKDKEWLIYAEEADLLNVALFNCTAKDWREINPEQAKKDLNIRDFASINELAVLSNIESLNAELIRKGIEKVDRFLQLREMAVYQLEILDKKNALKALKKLADDIYIEQQKKLTN; this comes from the coding sequence ATGAGTAAAATAAGTACGATTGATATAAAAAACGCAATTATTTCAATAACTAAAATTGATGAGGAAGATTACATTTGTCTGACCGATATGGCAAAATCCAAAGATGGTGATAATAGAGCAGCAGATGTAATTAAAAACTGGATTAGAACTCGAACCACAATTGAATTTCTTGGAACTTGGGAAACAATGTATAATCCAAGTTTTAAAGTTGCCGAATTTGACCACTTTAAAATAGAGGCTGGGTTACCTACTTTTGTATTAAGTCCAAAACAATGGGCTGAAAAAACTGGAGCGATTGGAATAATATCGAAATCGGGTCGATATGGTGGAACCTACGCACATCGAGATATCGCATTTGAATTTGGAGCAGCTATCAGTCCAACTTTCAAACTTTACCTGATTAAAGAATATCAGAGGTATAAAGAGATTGAAAGTAACCAATATAATCTTGAGTGGAGTGTAAAACGACTTTTAAGTAAAGCAAATTATCATATTCAAACTGATGCTGTTCAGAAACACATTTTACCGGAGAAAAATTACACAAAAGACAAAGAATGGTTAATTTACGCAGAAGAAGCGGATTTATTGAATGTTGCATTATTTAATTGTACTGCAAAAGATTGGCGGGAAATAAATCCTGAACAAGCAAAAAAGGATTTAAATATTAGAGACTTTGCAAGCATTAATGAGTTAGCAGTTTTATCAAACATTGAAAGCCTCAATGCAGAATTGATTAGAAAAGGAATTGAAAAAGTGGATAGATTTTTGCAATTGCGTGAAATGGCTGTTTATCAATTGGAAATTCTGGATAAAAAGAATGCTTTAAAAGCCTTGAAAAAACTTGCTGATGATATATACATTGAACAACAAAAGAAACTGACTAATTAG
- a CDS encoding transposase — MVAKTERHPQLSIFRTPLKQFINLDHEICVLADRIDWESVTNDFKGYYTEFGRPSVPLRRMIGLVLLKYIYNLSDENIVDRWVENPYWQYFTGETNFQTDKPFDPSEFVHFRKRIGEKGAERLLKLSIDIFGKEAKEKEVLIDTTVQEKNITFPTDTKLHKKIIDKCNTIAKTADIPLRQTYKRTVKQLMIDQRFRTHPKRKRKPWQPPGRLKP; from the coding sequence ATGGTGGCAAAAACAGAAAGGCATCCTCAATTGAGCATCTTCAGAACCCCGTTGAAACAGTTTATTAATTTGGATCATGAAATCTGCGTTTTGGCAGACAGAATTGATTGGGAATCAGTGACGAATGATTTTAAAGGGTATTACACGGAATTTGGACGACCCTCAGTTCCTTTACGAAGAATGATTGGGCTTGTCCTTCTCAAGTACATCTATAACCTTAGTGATGAGAATATTGTGGATAGATGGGTTGAAAATCCTTATTGGCAATATTTTACCGGAGAAACTAATTTTCAGACTGATAAACCATTCGATCCCAGTGAGTTTGTGCATTTCAGAAAGCGGATAGGTGAAAAAGGAGCCGAAAGATTATTGAAGTTATCCATTGACATATTTGGCAAAGAAGCCAAAGAAAAAGAAGTGCTGATTGATACTACTGTACAGGAAAAAAATATCACCTTTCCGACCGATACCAAGTTGCATAAGAAAATCATAGATAAGTGCAATACAATCGCTAAAACTGCCGACATACCACTTAGGCAAACCTATAAACGCACAGTTAAGCAATTAATGATAGATCAACGTTTTCGAACTCATCCGAAACGCAAAAGAAAGCCATGGCAGCCGCCAGGAAGATTAAAACCATAG
- a CDS encoding transposase, which translates to MAAARKIKTIAGRLVRDLQRKMTDDQLNFYGPRLELFQQILQQQRDTKNKIYSIHEPHVKCIAKGKEAKPYEFGNKSSIVKTRKSGIIVGALAFNENIYDGDTLDPQLAQIQRVAAYSPKVAIVDRGYRGRKYVADTQIHTPKHLPSSATKYQKQQARKRFRSRAGIEPVIGHLKHDHRMIRNYLKGELGDKVNTIMAGTAFNLKKMLLRIKADLKNILCQYIETIFQRTFDIILISKYPLA; encoded by the coding sequence ATGGCAGCCGCCAGGAAGATTAAAACCATAGCCGGTCGGCTTGTACGAGATTTGCAAAGAAAAATGACTGATGATCAACTTAATTTTTATGGTCCAAGGCTCGAACTATTTCAACAAATACTACAACAACAAAGAGATACAAAGAACAAGATATACAGCATCCATGAACCTCATGTAAAATGCATAGCAAAAGGAAAGGAAGCAAAACCTTACGAATTCGGAAATAAAAGTAGTATTGTAAAAACCCGTAAGAGTGGGATAATAGTTGGAGCCCTGGCATTTAATGAAAACATTTACGATGGAGATACCCTGGATCCACAATTAGCACAAATTCAACGGGTTGCTGCTTATAGCCCAAAAGTAGCCATTGTTGACAGGGGTTATCGGGGAAGGAAATATGTTGCAGACACACAAATACATACTCCAAAACATTTACCTTCTTCTGCCACAAAATATCAGAAACAACAGGCCAGAAAACGTTTTAGAAGCAGAGCCGGAATAGAACCCGTAATAGGCCACTTGAAACATGATCATCGTATGATCCGCAACTACCTTAAGGGTGAATTAGGTGACAAAGTCAACACAATAATGGCAGGAACTGCTTTTAATCTGAAGAAAATGCTCTTAAGAATTAAAGCAGATCTAAAGAATATTTTATGCCAATATATTGAAACAATTTTTCAAAGAACTTTTGATATTATTTTGATCTCAAAATATCCTTTAGCGTAA
- a CDS encoding C40 family peptidase — MNALVCPQSYLPIRKEPSHRSEQLSQMLFGETAKEIEKSGDWVLVRMDFDGYEGWVERKTIRTLSHINSNAPVIKAFSRLVELEGNSIWLSVGSELLPELIDSKTHTLITINEELLDAKVVDLALQFIGTPYLWGGRSFMGIDCSGFTQVVYKAMGIKIPRDAAQQVSCGTTISFQTESQAGDLAFFDNPEGKITHVGIVIEPGIIIHASGSVRIDKLDQQGIFHTQSKQYTHQLRIIKRLV; from the coding sequence ATGAATGCACTTGTTTGCCCGCAAAGCTATTTGCCCATACGAAAAGAACCCTCACACCGCTCGGAGCAGTTAAGCCAGATGCTATTTGGAGAAACAGCAAAAGAAATTGAAAAATCGGGCGACTGGGTTCTGGTTCGAATGGATTTTGATGGATACGAAGGCTGGGTTGAACGTAAAACAATCCGCACGCTTAGCCACATCAACAGCAATGCTCCGGTTATTAAGGCTTTCTCGCGGCTGGTTGAACTTGAGGGTAATAGTATTTGGCTTTCGGTAGGCAGCGAACTATTACCAGAATTAATTGACTCAAAAACCCATACACTTATTACCATAAACGAAGAACTATTGGATGCCAAAGTTGTAGATCTGGCACTCCAGTTTATCGGAACACCCTATTTATGGGGCGGAAGAAGTTTCATGGGCATAGATTGTTCGGGTTTTACACAAGTTGTTTACAAAGCCATGGGAATCAAAATTCCGCGTGATGCTGCTCAGCAGGTATCCTGTGGAACTACAATTTCATTTCAGACCGAATCACAGGCAGGCGACCTTGCCTTTTTTGATAACCCTGAAGGTAAGATAACTCACGTAGGTATTGTGATTGAACCCGGAATTATCATTCATGCCTCAGGTTCTGTGCGCATAGACAAGCTCGACCAACAAGGCATCTTTCATACCCAAAGCAAACAATATACGCATCAACTCAGAATTATTAAACGGCTTGTATAA
- a CDS encoding HDIG domain-containing protein — protein sequence MANLINKAKLHLRPLLTLLAFLLAAVLVVLMLPRERRFAYDYSKGSPWVNEDLTAQFGFSIQKTTAELLRERDSVSHMLIPYFVYDTAIWFEKLDEFYTDFNKKWISFCIQEFNISDAASYATSAKYQNQRNLQKYYSQFLVSRLEQFYQKGIIRLPEPTEFQFNDAGIINLVRGQLSEQVNIDQLYTSKEAYELLRKELTAAYKKDTRPLASWFASFFNSLDLGAYLQENLLLDKKRTEMELNEKLKELSLTKGYIQEGELLISRGIIVSPEVNQVIESYKYEFENQQGNVNDILAWGGRIVLTLISFLVVYLFLLSFRKEVLQNLTKTSFILFLMVLMIFVATMVSGFDKKYFYVVPFTILPIIIRTFFDERVGLFIHIITVLLAGFMAFNSYDFVFLNIIAGMIALFSLTNFYHRSRFFLSALFVFLAYSITYFGISVVKEGSLSQIDTSNFGYFGLNGVFTLLSFLLIYIFEKTFGFLSDTTLMELSDTNQPLLRKLAENAPATFQHSMQVANLSEEAIRHIGGSPLLVRTGALYHDIGKMIDSSYFIENQVGGPNPHQDKDIKDSARIIINHVKLGEEMAIKHKIPKPIIDFILMHHGTSTAKYFYKTYQNEHPDEEVDKKDFQYPGPRPLTKETAVLMMADTVEAASRSLENYSVDSIDELVERLINQQMADGQFEDADITFKEIKKVKEVFKLRLQNIYHARIAYPK from the coding sequence ATGGCTAATCTGATAAATAAAGCAAAGCTCCATTTAAGGCCATTACTTACCCTATTGGCCTTTCTGCTTGCCGCGGTTCTGGTAGTGCTTATGTTGCCCCGCGAACGTCGTTTTGCCTATGATTATTCCAAAGGTAGCCCATGGGTGAACGAAGATTTAACAGCACAGTTTGGTTTCTCCATTCAAAAAACAACAGCAGAATTGCTTCGCGAACGCGATTCGGTGAGCCATATGTTGATTCCCTATTTTGTTTACGACACAGCGATTTGGTTTGAAAAATTGGACGAGTTCTATACAGATTTCAATAAAAAATGGATAAGCTTCTGCATACAGGAATTTAATATAAGTGACGCAGCCAGTTACGCCACAAGTGCGAAATATCAAAACCAGCGTAATTTACAAAAGTACTATAGTCAGTTTCTGGTTTCGAGGTTGGAACAATTCTATCAAAAGGGGATAATACGCTTACCCGAGCCCACTGAATTTCAGTTTAACGATGCAGGTATTATCAACCTGGTGAGGGGCCAATTATCTGAACAGGTAAACATCGATCAGCTTTATACTTCCAAAGAGGCCTATGAGCTCCTTCGAAAGGAACTTACTGCCGCCTACAAGAAAGATACCCGACCTTTGGCAAGCTGGTTTGCCTCATTCTTTAATAGCCTCGATCTGGGAGCCTACCTTCAGGAAAATCTTTTGTTGGATAAAAAACGTACCGAAATGGAGCTCAATGAAAAGCTCAAGGAATTATCGCTCACCAAAGGGTATATACAAGAGGGGGAATTACTTATTTCGCGTGGCATAATTGTAAGCCCGGAAGTAAATCAGGTAATCGAATCGTACAAATATGAATTCGAAAACCAGCAAGGAAATGTAAACGATATTCTTGCCTGGGGTGGCAGAATTGTCCTTACTCTAATTTCTTTTCTGGTGGTATACCTTTTCTTGCTTAGTTTCAGAAAGGAGGTGCTTCAGAACCTTACAAAAACAAGCTTCATACTTTTTTTAATGGTGTTGATGATTTTTGTGGCTACCATGGTTTCGGGCTTCGATAAGAAGTATTTCTATGTAGTGCCCTTTACCATTTTGCCTATTATTATCCGAACATTTTTCGACGAAAGGGTAGGTTTGTTCATTCACATTATTACTGTATTGCTTGCCGGTTTTATGGCATTTAATAGCTACGACTTTGTATTTCTGAATATCATTGCAGGGATGATTGCCTTGTTTAGTCTTACCAACTTTTACCATCGTTCGCGGTTTTTCCTGTCGGCCTTGTTCGTATTTCTGGCGTATTCGATTACCTATTTTGGTATTTCTGTGGTGAAAGAGGGAAGCCTTTCTCAAATCGATACCAGTAACTTTGGCTATTTTGGATTGAACGGAGTTTTTACCCTCTTGTCGTTTCTTTTGATTTATATTTTCGAAAAAACATTTGGTTTTTTGTCTGATACCACCCTGATGGAACTTTCAGATACCAATCAGCCCTTGTTACGAAAGCTTGCAGAAAATGCCCCAGCCACCTTTCAGCACAGCATGCAGGTGGCCAACCTGTCGGAGGAGGCAATTAGGCATATCGGAGGAAGTCCTTTGCTGGTGCGCACGGGTGCACTCTACCACGATATTGGAAAGATGATAGACTCCTCTTATTTTATAGAAAATCAGGTCGGGGGTCCAAATCCCCATCAGGATAAAGACATTAAGGATAGCGCGCGCATAATTATAAACCATGTGAAGCTCGGAGAAGAGATGGCAATAAAGCACAAAATACCGAAACCAATAATAGATTTTATTCTGATGCACCATGGTACTTCTACGGCCAAGTATTTTTACAAGACCTATCAGAATGAACATCCGGACGAAGAGGTCGATAAAAAAGATTTTCAGTATCCGGGGCCTCGGCCACTTACCAAAGAAACTGCCGTTCTGATGATGGCCGATACAGTAGAAGCAGCTTCGCGCAGCCTTGAAAACTATAGCGTTGATAGTATCGATGAGCTGGTGGAAAGGCTAATAAATCAGCAAATGGCCGATGGCCAGTTTGAAGATGCGGACATTACTTTCAAAGAAATTAAAAAGGTGAAAGAGGTATTTAAGCTCCGTCTTCAGAATATTTATCATGCACGAATTGCTTATCCGAAATGA
- a CDS encoding ABC-F family ATP-binding cassette domain-containing protein has product MISVDSLGLEIGGTSLFKDISFVINVNERIALMGKNGAGKSTLLKIIAGEKKPSYGRVSAPKDAVIAYLPQHLITDNSRTLFEEASQAFATILELQKEIDNLNHQLTVRTDYESESYYALIEEVSNLSEKLYSFGDLNFDSEIEKILLGLGFERSDFNRPTNEFSGGWRMRIELAKILLRKPDLILLDEPTNHLDIESVQWLEEFLVNSAKAVMVISHDRAFVDRITTRTIEVTMGRIYDYKVNYSKYLVLRQERREQQQKVYDEQQKMIAENQEFIERFKGTYSKTNQVQSRVRMLEKLELVEVDEVDSSHLKLRFPPAPRSGNYPVIAENVSKSYKDHVVFSNAGFTLERGDKVAFVGKNGEGKSTLVKAIMGEIEHGGKVSLGHNTHIGYFAQNEASLLNESLTVFETIDDIAKGDIRSRIKDLLGAFMFSGEDIDKKVKVLSGGERTRLAMIKLLLEPYNLLILDEPTNHLDIRSKDILKQALMNYEGTLILVSHDRDFLNGLVTKVFEFGNKRVKEHLESIADFLARKKMEHLNELEKKN; this is encoded by the coding sequence ATGATTTCTGTTGATAGTCTAGGCCTTGAGATAGGCGGAACAAGCCTTTTTAAAGACATTTCGTTTGTAATAAATGTCAACGAACGAATTGCCCTTATGGGAAAAAATGGGGCCGGAAAATCGACCTTGCTCAAGATTATTGCTGGCGAAAAAAAACCTTCATACGGCAGGGTTTCAGCACCAAAAGACGCCGTTATTGCCTATCTGCCCCAACATCTTATTACCGATAATTCACGCACCTTATTCGAAGAGGCAAGCCAAGCATTTGCTACAATTCTTGAGTTGCAAAAAGAAATCGATAACCTCAACCACCAGCTCACGGTTCGTACCGACTATGAATCGGAGAGCTATTATGCACTCATCGAGGAGGTGTCGAACCTCAGTGAAAAGCTTTATAGCTTTGGCGATCTGAATTTCGATTCCGAAATAGAAAAAATATTACTGGGATTGGGCTTTGAAAGAAGTGATTTTAACAGGCCTACCAACGAATTCAGTGGTGGCTGGCGGATGCGAATTGAACTTGCAAAAATATTGCTGCGTAAACCCGATCTGATTCTTTTAGACGAACCAACCAACCACCTCGACATTGAATCGGTTCAATGGCTTGAAGAGTTTCTGGTTAACAGTGCCAAGGCGGTGATGGTCATTTCGCACGACCGCGCCTTTGTCGATCGTATCACTACCCGTACCATTGAAGTAACCATGGGACGCATTTACGATTACAAAGTGAACTATTCGAAATACCTTGTGCTGAGACAAGAGCGCCGCGAACAGCAACAAAAGGTTTATGATGAGCAACAAAAAATGATTGCCGAGAACCAGGAGTTTATCGAAAGGTTCAAGGGAACCTACTCCAAAACCAACCAGGTACAATCGCGTGTGCGCATGCTGGAGAAACTTGAATTAGTGGAAGTTGACGAAGTAGACAGTTCGCATCTCAAGCTAAGGTTTCCGCCAGCTCCCCGTTCAGGAAACTATCCGGTAATAGCAGAAAACGTTTCGAAGAGTTACAAAGATCATGTGGTCTTTTCTAATGCTGGCTTTACCCTCGAACGCGGTGACAAAGTTGCTTTTGTTGGAAAAAATGGCGAAGGGAAATCTACCCTCGTAAAAGCCATCATGGGAGAAATAGAACATGGTGGAAAAGTAAGCCTGGGTCATAACACACATATAGGCTATTTTGCACAAAACGAAGCTTCGCTGCTCAACGAATCATTAACAGTTTTTGAAACCATCGACGACATTGCCAAAGGTGATATACGCTCCAGAATAAAAGACCTATTGGGAGCCTTTATGTTCAGTGGCGAAGACATTGACAAAAAAGTAAAAGTGCTATCGGGAGGGGAGCGTACAAGGCTTGCCATGATAAAATTACTGCTCGAACCCTACAATCTTCTAATACTTGATGAGCCTACCAACCACCTCGACATACGAAGCAAGGATATATTGAAACAAGCCCTGATGAATTATGAGGGAACCCTTATTCTGGTTTCGCACGACCGCGATTTTCTGAATGGCCTGGTTACGAAAGTTTTCGAATTTGGGAATAAGCGCGTAAAAGAACACCTTGAGAGTATTGCAGATTTTCTGGCACGGAAAAAAATGGAACACTTAAACGAACTGGAGAAGAAGAATTGA
- a CDS encoding outer membrane lipoprotein carrier protein LolA: protein MKAQITYIIALIVPVLVSGQQDPEAKKILDRVSEKMKTYQTIEADFELVIDNRMDNLHSKTSGSIEIKGEKYILQSMGTSVYFDGKTMWSYMTDINEVTITQPGKGEGDFVDNPALIFSFYDKNFKYQLIGEAKVDNYWAYEIDLYPVDLNQPYSRFKLFIRKDTDAIYMMKAISKDAIDYTIFILNTRYDKPMDDSRFTFKPENYPKIEVVDLRF, encoded by the coding sequence ATGAAAGCTCAAATAACTTACATAATTGCCCTCATTGTTCCTGTTTTAGTTAGCGGTCAGCAAGACCCGGAAGCGAAAAAGATTCTTGACCGGGTAAGCGAGAAGATGAAAACCTACCAGACCATCGAGGCAGATTTTGAGCTTGTAATTGACAACCGCATGGATAACCTTCATTCCAAAACCTCTGGAAGCATTGAGATTAAGGGAGAAAAGTATATTCTGCAATCGATGGGCACCTCAGTGTATTTCGATGGAAAGACCATGTGGAGCTATATGACCGATATCAACGAAGTAACCATTACACAACCAGGAAAAGGAGAAGGCGATTTTGTCGATAACCCGGCACTTATTTTCTCGTTTTATGACAAAAACTTCAAATACCAGCTCATAGGCGAAGCCAAAGTAGACAATTACTGGGCCTACGAAATAGATTTATACCCTGTGGATCTCAATCAGCCCTATTCGCGCTTTAAACTCTTTATCAGAAAAGACACCGACGCCATTTACATGATGAAGGCTATAAGCAAAGATGCCATCGACTACACTATTTTTATTCTGAATACGCGCTACGATAAACCTATGGACGACAGCCGCTTCACTTTCAAACCTGAAAATTATCCAAAAATTGAAGTAGTTGATCTGAGGTTTTAG